Proteins encoded by one window of Syntrophales bacterium:
- a CDS encoding DnaJ domain-containing protein, translating into MIEQQIVRKTKEKKVYRCLSCGTTENMGRRKYCSPECRQKLRFKLQARVGLVQALNTRYATFYFSDEMIIMDILPYGSNEIFSFLYPRSQGKKPAEDFSKLANILGNLWWEEKKKTNKRYMASKKVLSCAQKKPGAIEEVRPQFYSILTLKKQALAELKIEKHQIKFPELKNIIKNAYRKQVKAHHPDMGGDAERFRKIQQAYENLMRWVENPKIKLRRGFPDKWFYDGEKNRWIQPLSL; encoded by the coding sequence ATGATTGAACAACAAATAGTACGTAAAACGAAGGAAAAAAAAGTATACCGTTGTCTTTCCTGTGGGACAACCGAGAACATGGGGCGCCGTAAATACTGTTCTCCTGAGTGTCGCCAGAAGCTTCGTTTCAAACTGCAAGCCCGCGTTGGTCTCGTGCAAGCTCTGAATACACGTTATGCGACTTTCTACTTCTCAGACGAGATGATAATCATGGACATCCTTCCCTACGGATCCAATGAGATATTTAGTTTTCTTTACCCGCGATCACAGGGAAAAAAACCGGCAGAAGATTTCAGCAAACTAGCCAATATACTGGGAAACCTGTGGTGGGAAGAGAAGAAGAAGACAAATAAGCGCTACATGGCGTCAAAAAAAGTGCTTTCCTGTGCACAGAAGAAACCAGGAGCAATTGAAGAGGTAAGACCTCAGTTTTATAGTATACTAACCTTAAAAAAACAAGCACTTGCCGAACTTAAAATCGAAAAACATCAAATCAAATTCCCGGAACTTAAGAACATTATAAAAAACGCATACAGAAAACAGGTAAAAGCCCACCACCCTGATATGGGTGGCGATGCAGAAAGGTTCAGAAAAATCCAACAGGCATACGAAAACCTCATGAGGTGGGTGGAGAATCCAAAAATCAAACTAAGAAGAGGGTTCCCTGACAAATGGTTCTATGATGGAGAGAAAAACCGTTGGATTCAACCTTTATCTTTGTAA
- the radA gene encoding DNA repair protein RadA — MDSLKIKGSSKKLVYICHNCGYTSPKWLGRCPGCEMWHTFVEEEVIVGAGVKADSVSLHESPQPIDRIEASEGERLVSGISELDRVLGGGIVPGSSVLVGGEPGIGKSTLLLQLLHRIALSGKRVIYISGEESAKQIKLRASRIGALSENLLVLVEINLDEIAKHIENVHPAVVVVDSIQTMYTPSLASVPGSVSQVRESAERLILLAKRTAIPMFLVGHVTKEGSIAGPKVLEHMVDAVLYFEGDGAHAYRIIRSVKNRYGPANEIGVFEMRERGLEEVTNPSAYFLAGRRSSVPGSVVVASGEGTRPLLVEIQSLVVPSTLGIPRRTAIGVDTNRVSLLVAVMERVLGMRIGGCDIYLNVAGGVRVTEPAVDLGIVSSLVSGFLDKPILPGTVVFGEVGLTGEVRRVGHVGARVREAGRLGFTVCVMPTMDSGEVRKECESHIDRIFEIDTLSKLVECLF, encoded by the coding sequence GTGGATTCCTTGAAAATAAAAGGTTCTTCTAAGAAGTTGGTATATATTTGCCATAACTGTGGCTATACCTCTCCCAAATGGCTGGGTAGGTGTCCTGGATGCGAGATGTGGCACACGTTCGTAGAGGAAGAGGTTATTGTAGGTGCGGGTGTAAAAGCTGATTCTGTTTCGCTGCATGAATCACCTCAGCCCATTGATAGAATTGAAGCATCTGAGGGAGAGCGGCTCGTTTCCGGAATAAGTGAATTGGATCGTGTCCTTGGGGGAGGCATCGTTCCAGGATCCTCGGTATTGGTGGGAGGGGAACCGGGGATTGGGAAATCCACCTTACTCCTCCAGCTACTTCACAGGATTGCCCTATCGGGGAAACGGGTGATTTATATCTCTGGAGAAGAGTCTGCAAAGCAGATAAAGCTGCGGGCATCAAGGATCGGTGCCCTGTCAGAAAATCTTCTTGTACTGGTGGAGATCAATCTCGATGAGATTGCAAAGCATATTGAAAACGTACATCCGGCTGTAGTGGTTGTTGATTCCATCCAGACCATGTACACACCTTCCCTTGCATCCGTACCGGGGAGTGTGAGTCAGGTTAGGGAATCAGCAGAGAGACTGATTCTTCTCGCAAAGCGAACGGCTATACCAATGTTCCTCGTAGGGCATGTTACAAAAGAAGGATCCATAGCGGGTCCAAAAGTGCTGGAACATATGGTGGATGCCGTTCTATATTTCGAGGGTGATGGCGCGCATGCCTACAGGATTATACGCAGTGTAAAGAATAGATACGGTCCCGCTAATGAAATAGGAGTTTTTGAGATGAGAGAAAGGGGTCTTGAAGAGGTGACTAACCCTTCAGCGTATTTCCTTGCGGGAAGACGTAGTTCAGTTCCCGGATCTGTGGTGGTAGCGAGTGGGGAGGGTACACGTCCCCTCTTAGTGGAGATTCAATCGTTGGTTGTCCCATCTACTTTGGGCATCCCAAGGAGAACTGCCATTGGTGTTGATACGAACCGAGTATCACTACTGGTGGCTGTTATGGAGAGGGTACTGGGTATGCGTATTGGGGGCTGCGATATCTACCTCAATGTGGCCGGTGGCGTGAGGGTAACAGAACCGGCTGTGGATTTGGGTATTGTCTCTTCCCTTGTTTCCGGTTTTCTCGACAAACCTATTTTGCCTGGCACTGTGGTATTCGGTGAGGTGGGATTAACGGGAGAGGTGCGAAGGGTTGGTCATGTTGGTGCCCGAGTTCGGGAGGCGGGCCGTCTGGGGTTCACCGTATGTGTCATGCCCACTATGGATAGTGGAGAGGTGAGGAAGGAGTGTGAATCCCATATCGACCGTATTTTTGAAATTGACACGCTCAGCAAGTTAGTGGAATGTCTCTTCTGA
- a CDS encoding cation:proton antiporter codes for MYPSILTDIITIFGLSVAVIIIFHKIRIPPVVGFIVTGILAGPFGLQLIESSERVNALAEVGIIALLFTIGLEFSLRNLSQIGRSIAIGGTTQVTATILAGMLICIIQGYPWGQSLFFGFLLSLSSTAIVMKVAQDRGEIESPHGRSALGILIFQDLIVILMILISPLIAGSPGDPSISPLEKILKGIVAVLIIAASAKWFVPYLLLLAAKTKNREVFILTVIIIGLSIAWLTHMAGLSLALGSFLAGLIISESEYSHQAAGNILPFRDVLMSFFFVSVGMLINMEFLLRHAALIGLLIMCVVVMKSLTGTIAVLFQGLPPRTAIIAGMYLSQIGEFSFILAKTGVEQGILTETSNAIFISVSALTMALTPLTMELAPKVAIQFLKLPLPKSLKNKTYTLTDHIPPSMKDHMIIVGFGLNGRNVARAARIAKIPYIIVEMNPETVRRERKTGEQIIFGDATSEEVLKYAGIKKARTMVVVINDAAATRRITELARRLNPKLHIIVRTRFIGEMDSLYKLGADEVIPEEFETSVEIFSRVLRRYLIPKPEIERLISEIRADGYEMFRTISKEAATCMDIRVCLPDTEIATVRLEKKAYASGKNINDLALRKRFGVTILAIRRNGSMIHNPDANTVLMEGDVLVLFGEPFQISSVLHLFTEPMDR; via the coding sequence ATGTATCCAAGTATATTAACAGATATAATAACCATATTCGGGTTATCCGTTGCCGTAATCATAATTTTCCACAAAATCCGCATACCACCCGTCGTTGGTTTTATAGTTACCGGCATACTTGCCGGTCCTTTCGGGTTGCAATTGATCGAATCATCCGAAAGAGTAAACGCACTTGCAGAGGTGGGAATAATCGCTCTTCTTTTTACCATAGGTTTGGAATTTTCCTTGAGAAATCTCTCCCAAATTGGTCGGAGCATAGCGATCGGTGGAACCACCCAGGTTACGGCAACTATTCTCGCGGGAATGCTCATTTGCATTATTCAAGGTTACCCCTGGGGTCAGTCACTCTTTTTTGGATTCCTCCTCTCTCTCTCCAGTACTGCCATAGTTATGAAGGTAGCCCAGGATCGGGGAGAAATAGAAAGCCCACACGGTCGAAGTGCTCTGGGTATACTGATATTTCAGGATCTCATAGTAATACTGATGATCCTTATTTCTCCCCTGATTGCAGGATCCCCTGGAGATCCATCAATTTCCCCTCTGGAAAAAATACTAAAAGGCATAGTTGCTGTTCTAATAATTGCCGCCTCAGCAAAGTGGTTTGTCCCTTATCTGTTACTTCTCGCCGCAAAAACTAAAAACCGAGAGGTATTTATACTCACGGTCATCATAATCGGCTTAAGCATTGCCTGGTTAACCCATATGGCTGGTTTATCTCTTGCCCTGGGTTCGTTTCTTGCAGGACTAATAATATCTGAATCAGAGTACAGCCATCAAGCTGCCGGTAATATTCTGCCCTTTAGGGATGTGTTAATGAGCTTCTTTTTTGTCTCCGTAGGTATGCTCATCAACATGGAATTCCTTTTGAGGCATGCCGCTCTTATAGGTCTCTTGATAATGTGCGTGGTAGTAATGAAGTCTTTAACGGGAACCATTGCCGTTCTTTTTCAGGGACTACCGCCGAGAACTGCAATAATAGCGGGGATGTATCTGAGCCAAATCGGAGAATTTTCCTTTATCTTAGCTAAAACAGGCGTTGAACAAGGTATACTCACAGAAACCTCTAACGCCATATTTATCTCCGTTTCCGCCCTCACCATGGCCCTTACACCTCTGACAATGGAGCTGGCCCCAAAGGTTGCAATACAATTCCTCAAACTACCACTGCCCAAATCCCTGAAAAACAAAACCTATACTTTGACTGATCACATTCCACCCAGCATGAAGGATCACATGATAATAGTGGGGTTTGGCTTAAATGGCCGCAATGTCGCTCGGGCAGCAAGGATAGCGAAAATCCCATATATTATCGTAGAGATGAATCCAGAAACGGTTCGGCGGGAAAGAAAAACGGGAGAACAGATAATCTTTGGGGATGCTACAAGTGAAGAAGTTCTGAAATACGCGGGTATCAAAAAGGCGCGCACAATGGTAGTAGTTATCAATGACGCCGCTGCAACCCGCCGCATAACAGAACTCGCCCGCCGTCTCAATCCGAAACTCCACATCATCGTACGTACGAGGTTCATAGGGGAAATGGACTCACTTTACAAGCTAGGTGCTGATGAAGTAATTCCTGAAGAATTTGAAACTTCTGTGGAAATCTTCTCCCGGGTCCTTCGCCGGTATCTGATCCCCAAACCTGAAATTGAACGCCTCATCTCAGAGATAAGGGCCGACGGTTACGAGATGTTTCGCACCATCTCCAAGGAAGCGGCAACCTGCATGGATATTAGAGTGTGTCTTCCAGATACAGAAATAGCCACTGTCCGGCTTGAGAAAAAAGCTTACGCCTCTGGAAAAAACATCAACGACCTGGCACTTCGCAAGAGATTTGGTGTAACAATCTTGGCTATTCGTCGTAATGGTTCTATGATACACAATCCCGATGCGAATACTGTGCTCATGGAAGGTGATGTACTTGTTCTTTTTGGAGAACCCTTTCAGATAAGCTCCGTTTTACACCTATTCACGGAACCCATGGATAGATAA
- a CDS encoding RNA methyltransferase: MERRANLDNVAIVLQRPRYAGNVGSVARCGKNMGIHRLIVSQAGPFSREEMVIMATRFAADIVDSIKYADNLENALSDFNYVLGTTARLGAARGPAITPREAAKKIADISQNNRVAIVFGSEDKGLSNEELKLCHAVVTIPVSDEFRSINLSHAVMIVCYEIFVASLPEKGGFTPKLATVQEVEGMYTQLKEVLCNIGFLNPQNPEHGMRHLRRFFSRTHLYARDVKVIRGILRQITWALNPDRGS, from the coding sequence ATGGAGAGGAGAGCAAATTTAGATAACGTTGCCATTGTTTTGCAGAGGCCTCGTTACGCAGGTAATGTGGGTTCTGTAGCAAGATGTGGGAAAAACATGGGTATCCATCGTCTTATCGTTTCGCAAGCTGGTCCCTTTTCGAGGGAAGAGATGGTTATAATGGCTACACGTTTTGCTGCCGATATCGTGGATAGTATAAAGTATGCAGATAACCTCGAGAATGCCCTTTCAGATTTTAACTACGTGTTAGGCACAACAGCGCGTTTGGGAGCAGCACGGGGACCGGCCATTACTCCCAGGGAGGCTGCCAAAAAGATCGCGGATATCTCTCAGAATAACAGAGTAGCCATTGTTTTTGGTTCTGAAGATAAGGGTTTGAGCAATGAAGAACTGAAATTGTGTCATGCGGTTGTGACTATCCCAGTTTCCGATGAGTTTCGATCTATAAATCTTTCCCACGCGGTTATGATAGTGTGTTATGAGATATTTGTAGCTTCACTACCAGAGAAGGGAGGTTTCACACCAAAGTTAGCGACGGTTCAGGAAGTAGAAGGTATGTACACTCAATTGAAAGAAGTTCTTTGCAACATCGGTTTTCTAAACCCTCAGAATCCTGAGCATGGCATGCGACATCTCCGAAGATTTTTCTCAAGAACTCATCTTTATGCGCGGGATGTGAAGGTCATAAGGGGTATTTTAAGGCAGATAACGTGGGCGCTTAATCCTGATCGTGGTTCGTAA